The following DNA comes from Rhodopseudomonas boonkerdii.
GACGGATACAGCGCCGTGCCGATCAGGAGGCGGGAGGAGAAGTCCTTGCCGTAGAAGTTCACTGCCATATCAAGCTCCCGCAATCTCTGCCCTCATCCTGAGGAGCCGCGTAGCGGCGTCTCGAAGGATGGCCGCTGGTGCCTGGCAAGCATCCTTCGAGACGCGCGAAGGTCGCGCTCCTCAGGATGAGGGTGGAGTGTGTTGCTATATGCATCTTCACCCTCCCTGCCTTGGCGAGATAATCTCGATTTCGTCGCCGGCCTTCAGTGCCGTCTCGGCCCACCGGCTGCGCGGCACCACGTCGTAGTTGACGGCGATGGCGCAGTGCGTGCCTTCGAAATCGAGCTCGCTCAGCAGCGCTGCGACATGCGATGATTGAATTTCGCGCGCTTCGCCATTGACGATCACTTGCATTGCATCACCTCGTTATCGATCGCGCCGCGCTGGACATAATTCAGCGTCAGCTCCGCCAGCG
Coding sequences within:
- the thiS gene encoding sulfur carrier protein ThiS, which produces MQVIVNGEAREIQSSHVAALLSELDFEGTHCAIAVNYDVVPRSRWAETALKAGDEIEIISPRQGG